One Epidermidibacterium keratini DNA segment encodes these proteins:
- a CDS encoding (2Fe-2S)-binding protein produces MTKINVTVDGQKNEDDVEPRMLLVHYLRETLGKTGTVVGCDTSNCGACTVHMDGHAVKSCTVLAVQADGHEITTIEGIADGESLHPMQQAFHEKHALQCGYCTPGMIMAAIDLLNDNPNPNEQEIREGIEGNLCRCTGYQNIVAAISSAAGNSSKVGASA; encoded by the coding sequence ATGACCAAGATCAACGTCACGGTTGACGGACAGAAGAACGAGGACGACGTCGAGCCCCGGATGCTGCTCGTGCACTATCTGCGCGAGACGCTCGGCAAGACCGGCACGGTGGTCGGCTGCGACACCAGCAACTGCGGCGCCTGCACGGTGCACATGGACGGGCACGCCGTGAAGAGCTGCACCGTCCTTGCGGTGCAGGCCGACGGCCACGAGATCACCACCATCGAAGGCATTGCCGACGGTGAGAGCTTGCACCCGATGCAGCAGGCGTTCCACGAGAAGCACGCCCTGCAGTGCGGCTACTGCACGCCGGGCATGATCATGGCCGCGATCGACCTGCTCAACGACAACCCCAACCCCAATGAGCAGGAGATACGCGAAGGCATCGAGGGCAACCTCTGTCGCTGCACCGGCTACCAGAACATCGTCGCCGCGATCTCCTCGGCCGCCGGTAACTCCTCGAAGGTGGGTGCGTCGGCATGA